The nucleotide sequence CGACACTTACAATGGGAGAACTACGAGGCAAGATGCTCATCTTGAGCCGTGAGGGCTGGTACTCCACCAACTCGGGGTGGATAGACCGCTGGTATGATAACAAACAATTCTCTACCAATATCTACTCCACCAATCACAGTCGTACCACGCTGAATGTGGAGGACACTTACAGATGCGCTGCTGGCGACAAGGTGAATCTCGTGCGCCAGAACCTGCTAAAAGCCAGTGAGGCGTACGGTGGTGCGGCACCCGACTGGTTCATCACCTTCTGCTCGTACACGGGTCCAAACGGCATAGGCACACCCAATGCCGTCACAGGATACGTTGATCCGCATGTGATAAATATTCTTAAGGGAGACCATCAGTTGCGTACAACGGGTATACTGCTTTTCAACTTTGCAGGCTGGTGGGACAACGGACTCACCAACATCGCCATCAAATTCAACGATACTGCCACACCGCCGCTCAAGCAGTGGTAACAAGTTGGGGCAAGTCAACACACCAGCCGAGCCGTGCGTAATCCCCCCCCCGCGTGTCGGCACGGCTTCATAGCGGATTATTAAACATCATAAAACATATTACAGTCATGCTATATGCAATTATCATCTTCGCAAGTTTCTTTGTATTACGCTTGTTCTCCCTCGCTTTCTCAATAAGGAACGAGAAACGTCTCATCAAATGTGGAGCTACACAGTACGGAAAACGCAACTCCCTACTGCTGACGCTTGCCCATATAGCCTACTACTTTGGTGCCCTCTATGAGGGATATACCAGCAATATGGAGTTTGACAGGACCTCTGTCATCGGCGTGGCAGTCATGGCATTCGCCTACATCATGCTGTTTTACGTCATCTACAAGCTGAGTGACGTTTGGACAGTGAAACTCTACATCGTACCCAACCATCGCATCAATCGTAGTTTCTTGTTTCGTACGGTGCGACACCCAAACTATTTCCTCAACATCATACCAGAACTGATAGGTGTGGCGCTACTCTGCCATGCTTGGACAACGTTATGCGTAGGTCTGCCCCTCTACGGCTACCTGCTAATAGTTCGCATCCGTCAAGAGGAAAGAGCCATGCGACACCTGCTATCGTAACGATCGTGACCGACGTCGATAAACTTTATAAAATACTACCTATCATCAGGATAACTTTTATAAACAGGACAGCAATCACAGACAGCCGTGAGGCATCAAGGGGGGAGGAGTTTTTCTTTTCAGAAAAAACTCCCCCCCTGTGTGTTTCATCCAATATTCTTCCAGATGTCGTCACTCACGACGCTGACCGACGTCGGTCACGGTTATTGGTAGCTGACATTCGAGCTGCAAACCAAAAAACTTATCGTTGATGTGCTTTCTCATCCATAGACTTTCTCTTGTAGGGGAAGTTTTTTTTTGTTGGTACATCAAATCTTCCTCTCATTTTGTTTCCCACTTTTTCCCACTATTTCCTCACAGTGTGAACGTTTGGTTTTATCCGTTTAATTTTGCCAATATATAACATTATATATTCATCAAAATGTAATATTTATGGAACCAAACAACAATGACAACTATGTGCTGGTCTTGGAAGACCGCACGGAAGTGAAGAATGAGCAAGAAGCGGGAAAAATCTCCGTAGTATCGGGTATCGACGACAAGGGCAACCTCAAGACCACAGAGGCTGCCGCTGCCAATCAGGCTGCGTTCTTGAAATTCAACAACAAGGACGGACTTCTAAAGAACTTCATGTCCAATTTCCTCAAACAGTTCAATAACCCGACTCGTTTCGGACTGTACAAGGTTTTGGCAAACAATGTAGAACAAGGTGTGGACAATCTTCGCACCATGTTGCAAAGTCGTGAAAAGCCAGAAAGCAAACAGCAACTGACAGAGATTGGAGTATCCTTTGACGATTATCTGCCGAAAAAGAAGAACGCCACAGCCATTGATGAGTCGAAGATTGATTGGAAGCAACTTGGTGACCTCGGTCTTACCCGTGAACGACTGGAACAAAGTGGAGAGTTAGAAAAGATGCTTTCTTGGCAGAAGAGTAACCTTATTACTATTGCCGTACCTATTGGTGACACGACCATCTACACCGAAGCACGTCTTGCATTCCGCACGGATGATAATGGCAATGTCGGCTTGGCTATCCACCCGTTACGCAAGGAGCCACAGCTCGACTTCCCCTATATGGGTTACAAGTTCTCTCCCGAAGAAAAGGAGCAACTCCTTGCTACGGGCAACCTTGGCAAGACAATCGAAGTAACGCCCAAGAACGGCAATCCTTTTTCTGCCTATGTCTCCATCGATCCACAGACCAACGAAATTGTTGCCTTACGTGCCGACCGTGTGAACATTCCCAAGGAGATCAAGGGTGTAACGCTCTCTGATGTCCAGTACAAAGATCTTGTGGAAGGCAAAGCCGTGAAAGTGGAGGGTATGACCGCCAAGAGCGGCAAGTCTTTCAACGCCACCCTGCAGGTTAATGCCGAGCGAAAAGGCATTGAGTTCATCTTTGACAATAACCGTGGTTTTAAGGAACGCCAGCAGCAGACACAGCAGCAAGGTGTCCCACATAAGCTTTGCGGTTTAGAGTTATCAGATAAACAGCGTGAAGCATTGGATAGCGGTCGTACACTATATCTAAAGAATATGGTGGACAAACAGGGACAATCATTCAATGCCTATGTTCGCATGGACAAGGAACAGAATCGCCCACGTTTTTACAAGTGGAATCCTGACAAAAAGCAAGAAACCGGCAAAGAAAAGGTGGTTGCCGTAGCAGAGGAACACAAGACACAGGTTGCGGTCAATAACCACGGCAAGACCAACGAAGCCACCAAAAATGTGAAAGAACCACTCAAAACGGGACAGACACAGCCTACTGCTGAGCAGAAGCAAAAGCAGGACGAGAACAAACAGAAGAAGTCCCGTGGACGTAAGATGTAACCTTTAATTCTATTATCAACTATGATTACTTGTATTATTGCCGAGAAACCCTCGGTAGCCAGAGATATAGCCCGTATCGTAGGGGCTAATACCAGACAAGACGGATATTTAGAAGGTAACGGCTATATGGTTACTTGGGCAATGGGACACCTCATTGCCCTTGCCATGCCCGAAGCCTACGGTTTTTCTGCCTATAAAGCTGAAGACCTGCCCATTCGTCCCAATCCATTTCAGTTAGTGGTACGACAAGTACGTAAGGATAAGGAGTATGTATCAGACCCAGCAGCACTAAAACAGCTCAAGGTGATACGCTCCAGCTTTGACAAAGCAGACCGCATCATCGTTGCTACCGATGCAGGACGTGAAGGTGAACTCATCTTCAGATACATCTATTCCTATCTCAATTGCCATAAGCCTTTCGACCGCTTGTGGATTTCCTCCCTCACCGATAAAGCCATCCGTGAGGGACTTTCCAACCTCAAACCAGGAAGCAGTTACGACAATCTCTATTATTCCGCCAAAGCAAGAAGCGAAGCCGACTGGTTGGTGGGTATCAATGCCAGCCGTGCATTGTCCATCGTCCGCAAAGGCGGCTATTCCTTGGGACGGGTACAAACCCCAGCTCTTGCTATGGTCTGCCGTCGGTACATAGAAAATCGTGATTTTTCTTCCGTCCCCTATTGGAAACTCTCCGTAGCAGCAGAGAAAGAGGGCGTATCGCTGAAAGCTGTGAGCAGTAGTGCATTTGACAATGAAGCCGATGCACAGTCCGCTCTCGCCATGCTTCGCGAACAGAGCCGGCTTACCGTGACTTCGGTCGCAAAAAAGGTGGGACATACGTCGCCACCCCTCTTGTTCGACCTTACCTCCCTACAGAAGGAAGCCAACCGAAAGCACGGCTTTTCAGCAGATAAGACCCTCTCAATCGCACAAAGCCTCTATGAGAAGAAAATCACGACCTATCCCCGCACCGGCAGTCGATACATCAGTGAAGACGTTTTCGAGGAAGTACCCACTTTACTTGGCAAGATAGGCACTGCACTTCCGACACCACTTAACCGCCACTCGGTGGACAACGGCAAGGTAACTGATCACCACGCCATTATCCCTACGGGTGAAACAACATCGGGACTATCGACAGATGAAACGACCATCTACCAAATGGTAGTCCATCGTTTCATCGAAGCCTTTTCTCCCGATTCAGAGGAGGAGAGGATGCAGGCGGAACTGACAGACGGTACAAACACCTACATTTGGAAGGCGTGCCGAAGTATCTCCTTGGGCTGGAAAGCCGTGCAGCATAGTACTGGCACGAACGATGAAAAAGGCAAAGAGGAAGAAGAACAGACTTTATCCGTATTGCCCAATCTAATAGAAAACGAGGTGTTACCACTGCTTTCTTCAGAAATTACCGAGCACAAGACCAAGCCCAAACCGCTCTATACAGAAGCGACTTTGCTTTCTGCTATGGAAAACGCAGGGAAAGAGGTCGCAGATGCAGAAAGTAAAAGAGCAATGGCAGAGTGCGGCATCGGTACACCAGCCACTCGTGCCAATATCATCGAGACATTGATTCTGCGAGACTATATCCGAAGAGAAAAGAAAACGGTAGTCCCGACAGAGAAAGGCTTGGCAGTCTATGAGATTGTCAAGGATAAACGAATTGCCAATGCAGAGATGACAGGCTCGTGGGAACTGACCCTTGCCGCCATCGAGGCTGGACAAATGCCACCCGAGAAGTTCGCACAAGGCATCAACTCCTATGTGGAGACGATTTGCGAGGAACTCCTTGCCCTTGCTCCACAGGTACAAAAGTCCTATCCCACCTACCACTGCCCCAAATGCAGCAATGAGAGTGTGGGCATCTATGCCAAAATTGCGAAATGCAGGCACGAGGGCTGCGACTTTCACATCTTCCGTGAAATCTGCGGCACGTTCCTTTCCGAGGACAATATCCGTGATTTGATAACTACCGGGCGAACGCCTATCCTCAAAGGCTTGACGAGCAAGGCAGGCAAGAAGTTCAACGCACGTCTTGTTTTGGGCGAAGACCACACCACCGCCTTTGAGTTTGAAGGAAAGAAAGGAAAAGCACGAGGGAGATAGTTACCACAGACTCAGAGATAAAACAAATTAGTTGGGAGATAGGAAAAATTATCTTCCGACTAATTTTTCCTCTCCATCTTAAACAGAAAAATTATGGCATACAATAAGAAAGCAGTCTTGGAGGGCAATACGGAAGCCATCCGTGTAATCCTCCGATTAGAAAAAGAACGACGTGAAGCCACCGAAGCCGAGAAAGTCCTGCTCAGAGGTTATCAAGGTTTCGGTGGTCTGAAATGCGTGTTGAACCGTTGTGATAATCCCGATGACCTCCGCTATTGGAGCGCATCGGAGCAAAACCTGTTCGCGCCTACCCAAAGGCTCAAACAGATGATTTACCGTGATGCCGTCGATGCCAGCACCGCCAAACGCTATTGGGAGAGTATCAAGGCAAGCGTACTGACCTCCTTCTATACCGACACCCGTATCGTCTCCGCCATTGCCGAAGCCCTTAGTGCTGCCGACGTGCAAGTAAGAAGGTGCTTAGACCCTTCAGCAGGTATGGGAGCCTTTACCGAAACCTTTGCCAAAAGTGCCGGTATGGTCGATGCGATGGAGAAAGACCTACTGACGGCGCGCATCACACAAGCCCTTCATCCTTACGGCAAGGATAATATCTTTGTTCGGCAAGAACCCTTTGAAGCCATCGGAGAACTGGAAGAAAAGGACAAGTACGACCTGATTACCAGCAACATCCCCTTTGGCGACTTTATGGTTTATGACCGTAGTTATAGCAAGGGAGAGAATATCCTTAAACGGGAATCCACCAGAACCATTCACAATTATTTCTTTGTAAAAGGGCTGGACACTATCAAGGAGGGCGGACTTCTTGCATTTATTACCTCGCAGGGTGTATTGGACAGCCCCAAGAATGAAGCCATCCGCCGTTACCTCTTGCAGAATAGCCGTCTTATCTCCGCCATCCGCCTACCTTCGGGTATGTTCTCCGAGAATGCAGGTACGGATGTGGGCAGCGACCTGATTGTCCTGCAAAAACAATCGGGCAAGGAAATTGGTGAGGGCATCGAACAGCAGTTTGTACAAACCGCCTCTGTTCCCAAAGGCGACGGCTTTTCTATTGCGTTTAACCATAACTCCCTCTTTGAGGGCGAATGGAAGGACATTTCCCACCGCACGATTGCCACAGAGCGCACGATGGGTACAGACCCTTATGGTAAGCCCGCTTGGGAATATACGTTTGACGGCAGTATCGAGGATATGGCTGACAGTCTGTGTACACAACTATCCTTGGAAGTGGAGCAGCGTTTCGACCGCAAGCTCTACGAAACCGGCATACCCATGACCGAGGAGGAATGGCAGGTACACGTGGACAAGATGGTGCAGAAAGTGCAAGGAGGTCTAAAAACAGAACAACCACCTCTGTTACAAGAATCCAAGGATAAGGAGGAAAAGAAAGAGGATAAGGAAGATGAAAAAGAAGAAGAAAATGCTTACAATTTGATGCCCGACAGCACTAAGAAGCAACTTCCCAAACTCTATGCAACAGAAAAGCAACTCATCGGCGACCGCACAGCATACGCTCGCTACTTTTTCCCTATGGGAGCCTATACCGCCTATATGCTGGAATACGACCCCAAGGAACGCATCGGCTTCGGAGCCGTTACGATGGGCTATGGTTGGGAACTTGGGTATATGTCCCTCAAAGAAATGGAGGAAGTCAAGATACACGGATTGGGTATAGAACGGGACTTATACTTCAAACCCACTAAATTGCACGAGATAGCAGAACTGGAAGAGATTGTCAGAGGACAATACACTAAAGAACCCATCATTGAGGAAATCAAGGATGAAAGCCGTCAGGAAGTGCAGAAACCTGTACAGGAAGACAATCAACCACAAGCAATGGTAGAACAAGTCGAGGAGGTTTTGAAAGTCGAAGAAGCTGCGCCAGTTTTACATACAGAGCCTGAAACCGAACCAGCCCCAGAAGGTGTCCCCGTAATTACCCTTCAAAGACAATACGAACAAGAAAGCCGTGAAATTCGCACAGACGTGGAAGCCCCACGCGAGATGAACGGTCAGACGGTATTCTTTGATGAAGACCATCATCCGATTATGGATAGCACCATAGAGACAGAAGCCATGGAACAGTTCTTGTTTGCCCCAGAGGAATATAGTCTTTGGACACAAGATGTAGCCCGTGTAAATAATGAAATCAAAGAGGCTGCTCAACAAAAGAAGGTCAGCGATAACCAACCACTTTCTGCGAGCAGGCAACCCAAGCCGGCAAGAAGCACGCCAAGCAGTTCCCGCAGAAGCAAGAAAACTGCATCTGCTCCCGTCAGAGAGCCCTCGCTCTTTGACTTTATGGAGGAAGCCGAACCTCGCAAGCCACAGCCCATAGCAGAGGTTAAGAAAGAGTTTGATGCTTCACCGCGTCCGTTCCTTTCTTCTCCCGACTCACATTTGCGTGACGGCTCGATAGTCGTACAGAATGGGCAGGTAGGTTTCCTGTCTGACTTGAAACGACATCCTACCTTCAACCCGATGGACTTACCCTTTGCTCAGCTCTCACGGCTGAAAGCATATATTGAGATTAGGGAGAGTTATCACCGACTCTATGATTATGAGGCGAACAACCAAGCGGAGGACAAGGAAGAGCGTGAGAAACTCAATCGGCTTTATGACGGCTATGTAGGTCGTTGGGGGTACTTCAACCAGAAGACAAACACCGATGTCATCAAGATGGATGCCACCGGAGTGGAAATGCTGTTCTTGGAACGCTCCGAGAACGGCAAGTACATCAAGGCGGACATCTTCGACCACCCGACGGCTTTTTCCACCTCCGAACTGTCCATAGCTTCAGACCCGATGGAGGCATTGGGCGCATCACTCAACAAATACGGCACGGTGGAGCTTGACTATATGAGTTCTTTGCTTCCCGATATGGAAGAGAGCGATATGCTTTCTGCTTTGGAAGGACGCATCTTCTACAATCCCGAAGAGGACAGCTATGAGGTAGCCGACAAGTTTATTTCTGGCAATGTGATTGAAAAGGCGGAGCGTATCGAGTCGTGGCTCTTGGATCATCCGGAGCATGAGGAAGCGAAACAGAGTCTGACTGCCCTGCGTGCCGCCACTCCCACGCCCATTCCCTTTGCTGATTTGGATTTCAACCTCGGTGAACGCTGGATACCCGCGAAAGTCTATGGCAAGTTCGCCTCGGAGTTCTTCGAGACGGACATCAGGGTGAGTTATCATTCTAATATGGACGAGTATGCCATTGGCTGCGACCAAAAGAACGGTAATATCTGGCACAAATATGCTGTACAAGGTGAGTTTAGACGCTATGACGGACTCAATTTATTGAAGCACGCACTTCACAATACCATTCCTGACATTAACAAAAGCAAGACCATACTTGATGCGGAGGGTAATGAGAAGACGATTAAGGTTCGTGACGGTCATGCCATACAGATGGCAAATGCCAAGATTGAGGAAATCAGACAAGGCTTTGTAGATTGGCTCGGACGGACACCCGACACGTTCAAGGAGCAGCTCTCTGACCGTTACAACCGCCTTTTTAACTGCTTTGTGCGTCCCAACTTCGACGGTACGCATCAGTCGTTTCCCGACCTCGACCTTAAAAGATTGGGCATACAAGACCTTTATAAGAGTCAGAAAGATGCCGTGTGGATGCTGAAGACCAATGGAGGTGGTATCTGCGACCACGAGGTCGGTGCAGGTAAGACGCTTATCATGTGTACAGCAGCCTACGAGATGAAGCGGTTGGGATTGGCTAACAAACCGATGATTATTGGACTCAAAGCAAATGTATTCGATATTGCCGACACTTTTCGCAAGGCTTATCCCAATGCCAAGATACTCTATCCGGGAAAGAATGACTTCAGCAAGCAGAATCGCCAACGCATCTTCAATGACATCAAGAATAATGATTGGGACTGCATTATCCTCACGCATGAGCAGTTCGGCATGATACCGCAAGCATTGGAGATACAAGAAGCGATTTTGCAGAAAGAAAAAGATTCTGTAGAAGAAAATCTTGAAGTGCTCCGTATGCAGGGAGCGGACATCTCCCGTGCCATGCTCAAAGGCTTAGAAAAACGTAAGCAGACCTTGGAAGCCAAGTTACAGGACATTCAAGACAGCATTGCCGAGCGCAAGGACGATGCCGTGGACTTTAAGATGATGGGTATTGACCACCTTTTTGTAGATGAAAGCCACCAATTCAAGAACCTGATGTTCAATACTCGCCACGACAGAGTGTCGGGCTTGGGCAATCCGGATGGCTCACAGCGTGCGCTCAATATGCTCTTTGCCATTCGCACCATACAGGAGCGGTCAGGCAAGGACTTGGGAGCAACTTTTCTTTCGGGAACTACTATCAGTAATTCGCTAACAGAATTATATTTGCTCTTCAAATACTTGCGCCCGCAAGCCTTGGAGAAGCAGGGCATTAACAGTTTCGACGCATGGGCTGCGGTCTTTGCCAAGAAGTCCACTGACTATGAGTTTTCCATCACCAATGAGATTATTCAGAAGGAACGCTTCAGAACCTTTATTAAAGTGCCTGAACTTGCCTCGTTCTATGCGGAGATTTGCGATTTCCGCACAGCAAAGGATATAGGCATCGATCGTCCCGAAAAAAACGAGATACTCCATAACATTCCGCCGACACCTGAACAGGAGGAGTTTATCGGCAAGTTGATGGAGTTTGCCAAAAACGGTGATGCCACGCTTTTGGGGCGTGCGCCGTTGAGCGAGAGTGAGGAAAAGGCAAAGATGCTGATTGCAACTGATTACGCCCGCAAAATGAGCCTGGATCTACGCATGATAGACGAAAACGGGTACTCGGATCATATTGACAACAAGGCAAGCCATTGTGCAAAGCTACTTAATGACTACTATCAGAAGTATGATGCACAGAAGGGTACGCAGTTTGTGTTCTCTGACTTGGGTACTTACAAGCCCGGCGGAGACTTTAATATCTATTCTGAGGTGAAGCGTAAATTGGTAGAAGATTATCATATCCCGTCTTACGAGATACGCTTTATTCAGGAGTGCAAGAACGAGAAAGCCAAAAAAGCGATGGTAGAAGCGATGAATCGTGGAGACATCCGCATCATTTTCGGTTCTACTTCTATGCTTGGAACGGGTGTCAACGCCCAGCAGCGTGCGGTGGCGGTGCATCAACTTGATACACCCTGGCGACCCTCAGATTTGGAGCAGCGAAATGGTCGGGCAATTCGTAAAGGTAATATGGTTGCCAAAGAATTTGCTGACAACAAGGTCGATGTGATTATCTATGCCGTGGAGCGGTCGTTGGACAGTTATAAGTTCAACCTACTACATAACAAGCAATTGTTTATCAATCAGTTGAAGACCAACACGCTCGGTAGTCGTACCATTGACGAGGGATCGATGGACGAGGATAGCGGTATGAACTTTTCAGAGTATGTTGCCGTGCTATCTGGTAATACGGACTTGTTAGAGAAAGCCAAACTCGACAAGAAGATTGCCACGCTGGAATCAGAGCGTAAGAATTTCCTCCGTGAGCGTGATGCCGCAACGGGCAAGTTGGCGGAGATTGACAGCTCCGTGTCTTTCCATTCAGACAAGATCAAGGAAGCCAAGGCAGACTTGGCGTGCTTTGAGAAGCGTGTGGAGCGTGACAAAGAAGGTAATCCTATCAATAAACTTGTCATTAAAGGTGTGGAGGACAGTACCGACATAAAGGTCATCGCCGCCCGTCTGCATGAGATAGAGGAAAAGGCTCGTACCAAGAGCGAGTACAACAAGATTGGCGAGGTTTACGGCTTTTCCATCATGGTCAAGACGGAGAGCAGTTCAAAGGATCTGTTTGATTGCTCGATAAACCGCTTCTTTGTCAAGGGACAGGAGAGCATCTACTATACTTATAATAACGGTAAGTTAGCGGCAGACCCGAAACTTGCCTGCGAGAACTTCGTAAATGCCTTGGAGCGTATCCCTAAGGTGATAGAGTCGCATGAGAAGGAAATGGCAAAGGTCGTGACCAACAAAGACGTTTACACCAACATTGCCAACAGTTCTTGGAAGAAAGAGGACGAGCTTCGCTCACTCAAAGGTGAGGCAGCAGAACTTGACAGAAAAATTGCACTTACATTGAACGAACCAAATGAAGAAAATGAAAAATCAAACGAAAATGACCAACCCGAGTATTTAAGACAAAATAGTAGTAATAGCCCAAATACTAAAAAGGAAGAGGAGGGGGTAATTTATTCAAGTTCTATGAATAATAGAAACAAACAAGAAGAAAGTAAGGGATATATTGTAAAATCCAGACTGAGATAAATAGCGATGGTGTATCATAATTGATACACCATCGTATTATATTATTTCCACAAAGAGTATTCTCTCCATTTTTCAGGAAAGCCCATATCTTTCAAAACTACCAATTTGGGAGATTTGTCCAATAGGGTGAGCAAACTCTTTCTAAATGAGCTATCAGGACTGATTATTTGCTGCAAATACAAAATTACAGATAAGTAGGCAAACAACTTATTGTCCCTTATCGTTGCAGCTTCTTGCTTTGACAAGAAAGGATAATTCGTTCTATAAGGAAACTTCAAGGCTATTGTAAAGCGGCGATTCCATACACGACTATGATGGGCACAAGTATTGCGTAAAGACGATAAACCGTGCATCCAATTCTTCAAAATATCGACATTGTATAGTCCCAAATCTCTGCAGATTGTTTTACTAGAAGGATTATTCTTGTCCAAAGCAAAAAACAACTTACTCAATGTTCCCATAGAAACAACCTCTAAGGTCATCCACGCTGGCGGAAAAGCAGGTTCGCTATACTTTTGATAATAATGAGCTATAAATTCCTCATTACTTCGCTTGACCTCTTTCATTAAATCCCCTACAACAGGTTTATCATCTATAATCTCGTTGCGTGTCAATGCGATAAACTTATCGTGCTGAAAGTATAACTTATGATTGAGAAACCAAAAGGCGTCATTTTCATCAACGGAATAAGTTAAGGCGATTCTTGTTCTTAATGCCACCTCGATTTTTTCAATGGCATTGAA is from Prevotella melaninogenica and encodes:
- a CDS encoding Abi family protein, coding for MRYEKKPIDTSEQVKKLCDRGLNIGDEKLASQYLYNISYYRLRAYTYPFQNNGEGANHEFLRKDISFQDVIDLYCFDRRLRSLIFNAIEKIEVALRTRIALTYSVDENDAFWFLNHKLYFQHDKFIALTRNEIIDDKPVVGDLMKEVKRSNEEFIAHYYQKYSEPAFPPAWMTLEVVSMGTLSKLFFALDKNNPSSKTICRDLGLYNVDILKNWMHGLSSLRNTCAHHSRVWNRRFTIALKFPYRTNYPFLSKQEAATIRDNKLFAYLSVILYLQQIISPDSSFRKSLLTLLDKSPKLVVLKDMGFPEKWREYSLWK